TAAGAGTTCTTAGAGATTCTGTTAAATCAGTACCTATTGAACTTTTTGAAGTGAGTTATGTGCTAGGGGCAGGAAAAATTGAAACAATAATTAAAATTATGATTCCAATGCTTAAAAAGTCAATCGTGTCTGGACTTATTTTGGCTTGGATAAGATCTCTTGGAGAGTTTGGAGCCACTTTGATGTTTGCAGGAAACATTATAGGAAAAACAAGAACCATACCACTTCAAATCTATACTTATATGCAGGATGATATTAAAATGGCTACTGCTTTTGCTACGATTTTGTATATAATGACTTTTGTATTGTTATTATTAGTTAGACTTAGTATTAGGGATGATGATTAGCGAGAAGGTGTTTATATATGGCTGTTGTAATGGATGGTGTCAAAAAAAATATTATAGATAGAACTATACCGAATTTGGTAAAAAAATTTCAAAATTTCAATAATGATGACATAGCATATTTCTTGAAATTATTACACGAAACAGGTATAGATCTATTTGAAATCAATAGAGATTCTATGGACAAGATAAAAAAATTTCCCTTAAATTTAGATTATATATACAGAATTGAAAATATTGAAGATTATAATTATTTAAATAATTATAATTTTAAATATATAATTTTAAACTATAAAACTATATATAGGTTTTTATTAGAAGATGAAAAAATTCAGAAAAATTTAAAAGAACATAACATAATCTTAGAAATAGATATAGAAGATTTGGATGAGTTGTATTTAAGTGAAGACAATAAAATATTTTGTATTTTCAATATAGTATGCTTAAGGATAAATAATTTAAGCAAGCTGGATTTTATTGATGAAGACTTCAGAATAAAAGATCTAAAATCTAAATTTAATGTACTTGTAGATTTCTGTGCCAGCAATAAATATTATATGGCTACAGCAATAATTATAAATGCTTTTTTAAATGGTAGTGATATTATTACCACTGAATTTAATAGCAATGATTATGCTGCTATGGAAGAAGTTATAATAGCGCTTAAGTCCATAAGAAATATTGAGATACGTGGTGATTTGAAATTGATAAGTAAACTTACTAGAATATATGAAAAAATAACCAGTGAGAGAGTATATTCAATGAAACCTATATTGGGAGAAGATATTTTTAAGTATGAATCGGGAATACATGCAGATGGTATTGCTAAAAATCCTAAGAACTATGAACCTTTTAATCCAGAACTTATAGGTACAAATAGAAAATTATATATTGGAAAACATTCTGGAAAAGCAGCTTTAGTAGTAAAATTTAAAGAGCTTAATTTAAATTGTAATAATATAGATATGAATTTATTTTTACAAGATATAAGAGAAAAGAGTATTCAAGAAAAAAGGAATGTTTTAGACAATGAGATAATAGAAATGTACAAAGAATATAATAAAAGTTATCAAAGGTGATGATATTGTATGGGTATTAATATAGTTGATACTACTTTAAGAGATGGGGAACAAAAAGCAGGTATAGCTTTAAGTGTGCAAGATAAAGTAGAAATAGCTAAAATTATAAGTGAGATGGGAGTACACCAAATAGAAGCCGGTATACCTGCCATGGGGGGTGATGAGAAGATAAGCGTATCAAAAATAGCCGCCTTAGGGCTTCCTAGTAAAATAGCCGCTTGGAACAGAATGAGTACTAAGGATATTGACACTTCTATAGAATGTGGAGTAGATATAGTTCATATATCTTCCCCGGTATCGGATCTTCAAATAAAAACTAAGTTGGAAAAAGATAGAAAATGGGTTGCGGAAAATCTAAAGAGAACAGTTATCTATGCCTTGGAAAAAGATTGTGAAGTAACTGTAGGCTTAGAAGATTCTTCAAGGGCTGATTTGAATTTTTTAATTCAGCTATGTGAAATGATTTTTGCTTTGGGAGTTAAAAGAGTAAGATATGCAGATACAGTGGGAATTATGGAACCTAAAGAACTTTATAGTCAAATAAAAAAAATAAGAGATAAGGTTCCTATAGATATAGAAATACATGTACATAATGATTTTGGAATGGCAATATCAAATTCTTTTGCTGCCTTTAAAGCAGGAGCAAAATTTGCCGATTGTACGATTACAGGTATGGGGGAAAGGGCAGGAAATTGTGATTTTTTAAAGTTTGTTAAAGTAATACAAGAACTTACTGGTGAGAAAATATATACTGGGGACTTTGAAGATATAATTGAAAAGGAAAATGAGATTAAGAAAATTTTAAGATTGAATTGGTAATTTTTATATTATTAATTCAATTTTTTTAATTATGTGATATAATTTTATTATATATGTAATCGTTATTATGGCTTTTATAAAATATATCGATTAAATTTTCGGAGGTAATAAAAATGATTAAAATTCCCTATTCAACAAAAACCCTAAAGATAAACATAGATAATAAAAACTTAAAAGGTATATTGATATCTAAAGCACACAATTATAAAGTTAATGAATCACAGGAGTATATAGTAAACAGAGCACTTGATAATCCAATAGGAAGCGAAAGACTAGAAGATTTAGTAAAGAATAAAAATAATATGGTTATTATAACTAGTGATCATACAAGGCCCGTTCCAAGTAATATAACTATGCCAATTTTACTTAATAGAATTAGAAAAGTAAATCCAAGTATAGATATAACTATACTTATTGCTACAGGATTTCATAGACCCACAACTAGAGAAGAAATGATAAATAAATTTGGAAGAGAAATAGTTGAAAAAGAAAAGATTATAAATCATGTATCTACAGATAAAAATGATTTAACCAATGTAGGTGTATTACCTTCTGGTGGACAGCTTATTTTAAATAAATTAGCTATTAATACAGAATTATTGATATCAGAAGGTTTTATTGAGCCTCATTTTTTTGCTGGTTTTTCTGGTGGCAGAAAAAGCATTTTACCCGGAATAGCATCAGCAGAAACTATAATGGCCAATCACTGTTCAGAGTTTATCAATAGTAACCAGGCCAGAACTGGAATTATAGAGGATAATCCTATTCATAGAGATATGCTCTACGCTGCTGAAAAGGCAAAATTAGCATTTATTTTAAATGTAGTTATAGACGCAGATAAGAAAATCATAAATGCTTTTGCTGGAGATAGAAGACTGGCTCATGAAGAGGGCTGTAAATTTGTTATGGAGCTTTCCAGTGTAAAAAAGATAGAGGCAGATATTGCAATCACCAGTAATGGAGGATATCCATTAGACCAAAATATATATCAAGCAGTAAAGGGAATGACTGCTGCCGAAACTACTTGCAGAAAAGGCGGAGTTATTATTATGATAGCAGCCTGCAATGATGGTCATGGTGGTAAGTCTTTTTATGATAATGTTTCTAATGCAAAAAATCCTAGAGAGCTTCTTGAAAGAATACTAAATGTACCAAGAAATAAAACTATACCAGATCAATGGGAAATTCAAATATTGGCAAGAATTTTAAATGATTATACTGTAATTATGGTTACTGATTTGTGTGATCCATCTATGATTGAAAATATGCATATGAAACATGCTAAGACTTTTGAGGAGGCTTTAAAGATGGCTTATAATATAAAGGGAGAAAAGGCTGAAGTCGTAGTTATTCCTGATGGAGTATCAGTGGTTGTCAGTGATTAAATCATAATAGTGGGAAAGGACGAAACAAACGTCAAAGTGCAAAGTTCAAAGAACAAATATCAGATTTAGAAAAGTGATAGGAGTAAAGTTACCTATTAAGTTAAGAGTTAAGAGTTGAAAGTTGAGAGTGATGGATATTTTTCTTCCGTTACACTACAGAAAAATTTAGAATTAATAAATACAAACTTAAAAAAGGAGATTGGTTTATAAAAGGTTTTTGGGCGGTTAGCCCGGTGGTTTAGCAGTGATATTACATTAATATGATGAATCTACGTTGACTGAGTATTAGCATTTAGATAGTTGTTTTTATAGTCCGAAGGACTATAGGATTAATACCTACAATTTTGTATAGTTAAAAATATTTATTTGGTGGCTACTAGACTCGATTTTTCAATCATATTAAGTATAGAAAATATCGATGTTTAGATAGTTATTTGAAAGCTAAGAGCTGTAATACTTCATTTCTAACAAGGTGAAGATAACAGCTGCAACTTCTTCATGTAATTCATCTAAACTTATATTGTATATAGCTCTTGTTAAGGGGTATTTTATTAATAACATGGTCCTACGGACAGGTCAACAGAATTAACGAATGTTTAGTTATATTTTGAAAAATTTTATTACCTAAGTTAGTTAGCACAGCCGACCTACCGGTCTAAAAACCTATATTGCCATTTAAAATGTTAAATTATTAGTTCTAAAGCTTTTTTCGCAGTACAGCGAAGAAAAAGCATCAGTAACTCTTAATTCTTAATTTTTAACTCTTAACTAATTGTGAATTTTGTTGTAAAAGACAAAATCACCTTATTTGTTTTTTGGACTTTGATATTTGAACTTTTTTAAACTCTCCACTTTCCACTATCCACTTTCAACTGAGAAAAGGATTGTTTCGTCCTTTTCTCCAAGTACTAACTACTTATTTCTTTGAAGATGCTATAATATATGATATAATTTTATAAAAAAGATTACATCGAGGGGGATTAATATGAGTATAGATAAATTAGAAAAACAAAAGAAAATTGCACTTGTTGCTCACGACAATAGAAAAGAGGCTTTAATAAGCTGGGCTGAGGAAAATAAAGATGTCTTATGTAAACATTTTCTATGTGGTACCGGTACTACTGCAAAACTTATTACTGAAAGGACTGGTTTACAGGTAAATGGTTTTAAAAGTGGCCCCATGGGAGGAGATCAGCAGATTGGAGCAAATATAGTTGAGGGTAACATAGATTTTATGATTTTTTTCTGGGATCCATTGACATCGCAACCTCATGACCCAGATGTAAAAGCTCTTCTTAGAATTTCAGTTCTATATGATATTCCGATAGCTATGAGCAAATCTACAGCAGATTTTATATTGAAATCTCCTATTATGGAAGAAGAATATGAAAGACATGTGATAGATTATTACAATAAAATAAGGAAAAACAATTTTTAGATATAATAAATTTAAAGAGACTGATATTATTGATAAAACTATCAATAATATCAGTCTGTATATCATTAATGATTACAAATCTTCATTATCAGATTCATCACATTTATCTGTTTTTTTACAATCTGCATTTTTATTAATAATTATTACATGGCACAAGAAGAAATTGAATTTCAAAGAATCAGGGCAACAGCATTTTTTGCAATTCTTTGAATGTGATAAAGAAACTTTTTCCTCTTCTGTTTTAGAAGCCAATGCTGATTTCAATGCTTCAGCATTAGAAGCTATTGAGTCAATAATTTCAGGTGTTAGTAATTCGGGAATCTCTATATTTGCCATTCTTATATCCCTCTTTTCTTTTTATTTCTCTATAATATATGTTTTTTTTATCATATTAGTGATAATAATTATTCTATCTTCAATGTATTAAATATTATAGTTAAATAAATTTTCAAAGAGTTTGTGATTTTTTTTATTGATTAATTTTTTTAATGATTCTACGGTTTCTTCATTCTCATTTAGAGATTTTTGAATTTTTTTTATTTGTTTATTTTTGATATTAAGATCACTTTTCAAAGTTGTAATTTCTCTTTTATATGAGTTTATTAATTTATTTTCAAATGTTCTATGAGAATGATTTAAGATTGCGGAAATTACTTCAATTTTTGATTGAATAGCAATTGCCTTTTTTTGTTCATGTCTTAACAATTTTTCAGAGATTTTTAATGTTTTGTTTTTTTTATATAATTCTTTTTCTAAATTTTCTATTTCCATTTTTGATTTTTTTATTTGTTTTAATAATTCTTTTATTTTTCCAATTTGATTAAATGGAGTTTTGCCTTGCTTGCCGATATATATATTTTTATTGGTACCTTTTCCATCTATATCAAATAATAATTTTGGCTTTTTATCTGAACTTTTGTACTTATTACTGTTATGATTACTATGATGATTGCTTTCTGTACAGCTATATTCACTGGATTTATTACATTGTTGTGAAGTAGTATCAGTAATTCCATATTTATTTTCCATACATTCTGAATTATTTATTTCAATTTTTACATCACATAATACTAATTTCAGTTTTGAAAGCTTAGAAATATCATTCACTTTAAAATGACCATCTTTAACTACTAAACCATCGTTTTCATTATCCAATACTAATTTCATTATATCTGCATTAGAAGCTGCGTGCTGAATAAATTCAGATGAAAGAAATTCGGGTATTTCCAATTCTTCCAATTAACAAGCCTCCTTATCCATTCTATTTGTAATTATAATATGAATATTTACAACTTATGTTACCTAATTTATAATATACATAAAGCAAGAAAATATTAATATCAAAAGAAAATTGGGAGATATATGTTTAATGGGTAAAAAAGTTTATGCTATAAAAGAAGGATATGATTTTCAGGAAAATAGAAAAATTGAAAATAGAATAGTGAATACCTGGTCAGAGTGCCTTAAATATGTTAAAGGTGTTAAGGGTGCCGTATATAAAAGTTTTGAAGATAGAGATAGTGCAAAAAATTACTTAAATGAAGGAAGTAAGCTGCTGAAAAAAGGAGTAGACTTCTATCCTGAGGATTGTTTGCATATTTATGTAGATGGAAGCTATAATAGAGAAACTGAAAGATATGCTTATGGTTTGGTTGCAGTGAGAAATAATGTAATAGAATATATAGAAAGTGGAAAATCAAAGGATAATTCTCAAAAAAATATAAGACAGATAGCTGGAGAATTAGAAGCCACTATAAAATCCGTTGAGTATGCTTTAAAAAATGGAGAAAATAAAGTTGTAATATTTCATGATTATGCTGGTATTTGCCATCATGCTACAGGTTTTTGGGAGAGAAGAGAGGAATCTTCTATAGCTTATCATAAAAAAATAAATGAATTAATAAATAAAGGTATCGAGGTGATATTTGTAAAAGTGGATAGTCATACGGGAGATTTTTATAATGAGCTTGCAGATGAAAAATGTAAGGAGAAAGTTAATATTAAATCCGATAAGGTTGTGGAAAAGTGGCTCATTGATAACAAATTAAAAGTAAAGAGTGAAGATATAAAAAATGAAATACTGATTATAGCACCTAAAGCAAAGGAGAATATAGAAATTATTGATAGTAAATGCATAAATAAAGTTCAAGAAAATGAAGGGATTAAATTTGATAGTATCATTAATAAGTATAAATCTGACAAAGGAAATACCTTGAAATTTATAACTAATTTAACAGATTCACAAAAAATAAAATTTATTACATATTTACTGGATAGCAGATTAAATTAATTTATTATAGCCTATACTTTATTTGAGTAATATTTTAAAAATTGCATAATATAGACTTAGAATATTAATATTATTTAATAAAGGGGTGTATATATATGCGTGGAAGATTTATAAAGGGAATAACGACAGGAGCATTAATTGGAGCAGCAGCAGGAATGCTCATTGCACCAGATTTAAATAGGAATACTAAAAAGAAAATTAGAAAATCAAGACGTATGATTAATAATGCTGCTGGAGATATTTTTCATAATATAAAGCATTGGATAGACTAATTAAATCGGAGTGTACACTCCGATTATTTTTTTATAAAATATTTAAGGTATTACTGTGATTTATTTTGTAAATATTAAACGAATTATGATATAATATAAAATAATTAAGTATAAATAGTTAAAAAGATTTTAATATATTTAAAATTTGCAAATATATGTATAAGCAAAGGAAGATAACATATGGAGATATTGTCTTTAGGTGAAAAGATTAAAATAAGAAGAAAAAATCTTAATATGACCTTAAAGGACTTAGCTGGAGATAGAATTACTCCAGGACAAATAAGTCTTGTGGAATCTGGAAAATCCAATCCCAGTATGGATTTGTTAGAATATTTAGCATTGGCATTAAATACTTCTGTAGAATATTTAATGGAGTCAGAAGAAACTCAGGCAGAAAAAGTTTGTGTATATTATGAAAATATTGCAGAGGCACATATTTTAAATAATGAATTTCAATTGGGAGAACAATTTCTTGAAAATGCTATGTATTATGCAGAAAAGTATAATCTGGATTATAGAAAGGCAAGAAATTTATATCTTCGCGCAATAATAGGCATGTCTAAGGAAGAGATGGGTTTAGCACAACAGTATTTTTTAGCTGCGAATGCTATATTTATAAAACTTAATCATCAGGAAGAAGTTGTTAAAACCTATTTAAAGTTGGGGAAAATAACTTTAAGTTTAAATGCTTATCATTCTTCCTGCAGTTAT
This genomic window from Clostridium pasteurianum DSM 525 = ATCC 6013 contains:
- a CDS encoding homocitrate synthase/isopropylmalate synthase family protein: MAVVMDGVKKNIIDRTIPNLVKKFQNFNNDDIAYFLKLLHETGIDLFEINRDSMDKIKKFPLNLDYIYRIENIEDYNYLNNYNFKYIILNYKTIYRFLLEDEKIQKNLKEHNIILEIDIEDLDELYLSEDNKIFCIFNIVCLRINNLSKLDFIDEDFRIKDLKSKFNVLVDFCASNKYYMATAIIINAFLNGSDIITTEFNSNDYAAMEEVIIALKSIRNIEIRGDLKLISKLTRIYEKITSERVYSMKPILGEDIFKYESGIHADGIAKNPKNYEPFNPELIGTNRKLYIGKHSGKAALVVKFKELNLNCNNIDMNLFLQDIREKSIQEKRNVLDNEIIEMYKEYNKSYQR
- a CDS encoding homocitrate synthase subunit alpha, translating into MGINIVDTTLRDGEQKAGIALSVQDKVEIAKIISEMGVHQIEAGIPAMGGDEKISVSKIAALGLPSKIAAWNRMSTKDIDTSIECGVDIVHISSPVSDLQIKTKLEKDRKWVAENLKRTVIYALEKDCEVTVGLEDSSRADLNFLIQLCEMIFALGVKRVRYADTVGIMEPKELYSQIKKIRDKVPIDIEIHVHNDFGMAISNSFAAFKAGAKFADCTITGMGERAGNCDFLKFVKVIQELTGEKIYTGDFEDIIEKENEIKKILRLNW
- the larA gene encoding nickel-dependent lactate racemase, with product MKMIKIPYSTKTLKINIDNKNLKGILISKAHNYKVNESQEYIVNRALDNPIGSERLEDLVKNKNNMVIITSDHTRPVPSNITMPILLNRIRKVNPSIDITILIATGFHRPTTREEMINKFGREIVEKEKIINHVSTDKNDLTNVGVLPSGGQLILNKLAINTELLISEGFIEPHFFAGFSGGRKSILPGIASAETIMANHCSEFINSNQARTGIIEDNPIHRDMLYAAEKAKLAFILNVVIDADKKIINAFAGDRRLAHEEGCKFVMELSSVKKIEADIAITSNGGYPLDQNIYQAVKGMTAAETTCRKGGVIIMIAACNDGHGGKSFYDNVSNAKNPRELLERILNVPRNKTIPDQWEIQILARILNDYTVIMVTDLCDPSMIENMHMKHAKTFEEALKMAYNIKGEKAEVVVIPDGVSVVVSD
- a CDS encoding methylglyoxal synthase, giving the protein MSIDKLEKQKKIALVAHDNRKEALISWAEENKDVLCKHFLCGTGTTAKLITERTGLQVNGFKSGPMGGDQQIGANIVEGNIDFMIFFWDPLTSQPHDPDVKALLRISVLYDIPIAMSKSTADFILKSPIMEEEYERHVIDYYNKIRKNNF
- a CDS encoding viroplasmin family protein encodes the protein MGKKVYAIKEGYDFQENRKIENRIVNTWSECLKYVKGVKGAVYKSFEDRDSAKNYLNEGSKLLKKGVDFYPEDCLHIYVDGSYNRETERYAYGLVAVRNNVIEYIESGKSKDNSQKNIRQIAGELEATIKSVEYALKNGENKVVIFHDYAGICHHATGFWERREESSIAYHKKINELINKGIEVIFVKVDSHTGDFYNELADEKCKEKVNIKSDKVVEKWLIDNKLKVKSEDIKNEILIIAPKAKENIEIIDSKCINKVQENEGIKFDSIINKYKSDKGNTLKFITNLTDSQKIKFITYLLDSRLN
- a CDS encoding YtxH domain-containing protein; the protein is MRGRFIKGITTGALIGAAAGMLIAPDLNRNTKKKIRKSRRMINNAAGDIFHNIKHWID